Part of the Henckelia pumila isolate YLH828 chromosome 2, ASM3356847v2, whole genome shotgun sequence genome is shown below.
TTTTTTGTGAAAGTTTGGTGTTTATGTTCtcatattatatctggaaaaATATGTCATGGACATTTAGCGTGCCACACCGTATATGTTGTGATACGAATTTGAGGGGTTCGAAGTTTGTTTCTTAAATTGATTGATTACATTTGACACAAATGTTACAGGAGTTAATAAGTTTAGGATTAGCAGTTTGAGGAATTTGATAATTGGACCTAGAAAAACTGCAAAACATGCCTGCACAAAAGATAGAAACGGGCCACAATGATGTTGTCCATGATGTCTCAATGGATTACTATGGGAAACGGGTGGCAACAGCTTCATCTGATGCCACTGTAAAAATAAACGGTGTTGGCAATAACTCGGGATCTCAGCACCTGGCTACTTTGAGTGGGCATCGAGGCGCTGTCTGGCAGGTTTCTTGGGCACACCCCAAGTTTGGTTCAATTCTTGCTTCCTGTTCTTATGATGGAAAAGTTATTGTCTGGAAGGAAGGTAATCAAAATGAGTGGTCACAGCTCCATGTCTTCGAGCACAAATCATCAGTCAATTCTATTGAGTGGGCGCCTCATGAGCTTGGACTCTGCTTGGCCTGTGGCTCTTCTGATGGTAACATCTCGGTATACACAGCTCAATCCGATGGTAGCTGGGAAACCACAAAAATAGACCAAGCACACCCCGTTGGGGTTACATCTGTTTCTTGGGCCCCTTCAATGGCTCCTGGTGCACTAGTTGGATCGGGGATGCTGGATCCTGTTCAGAAGCTGGCATCCGGTGGTTGCGATAACACAGTGAAGGTATGGAAATTATACAATGGAAACTGGAAAATGGACTGTTTCCCAGCTCTTCAGAAGCACTCGGATTGGGTGAGAGACGTCGCATGGGCCCCGAATTTGGGGCTTCCGAAGTCCACGATTGCGAGTGCCTCGCAGGATGGTACGGTTGTTA
Proteins encoded:
- the LOC140878413 gene encoding protein transport protein SEC13 homolog B-like, whose protein sequence is MPAQKIETGHNDVVHDVSMDYYGKRVATASSDATVKINGVGNNSGSQHLATLSGHRGAVWQVSWAHPKFGSILASCSYDGKVIVWKEGNQNEWSQLHVFEHKSSVNSIEWAPHELGLCLACGSSDGNISVYTAQSDGSWETTKIDQAHPVGVTSVSWAPSMAPGALVGSGMLDPVQKLASGGCDNTVKVWKLYNGNWKMDCFPALQKHSDWVRDVAWAPNLGLPKSTIASASQDGTVVIWTVAKEGDQWQGKLMMDFKMPVWRVSWSLTGNLLAVAAGDNNITLWNEAVGGEWQEVTTVDH